A part of Bacillus thuringiensis genomic DNA contains:
- a CDS encoding PspC domain-containing protein, producing MSKRLCKSETDKMLFGICGGLGEYFDISSTLIRILWVIAILCFGTGFLVYFICLLLMPRSY from the coding sequence ATGTCAAAAAGATTATGTAAATCCGAAACTGATAAAATGCTATTTGGTATATGCGGTGGTTTAGGGGAATATTTTGATATTAGCTCTACTCTCATTCGCATACTTTGGGTCATTGCTATTTTATGTTTTGGGACGGGATTTTTAGTTTATTTTATTTGTTTATTACTTATGCCACGCTCTTACTAA
- a CDS encoding amidohydrolase family protein — MTIYWLTNVTLESGYTYEEGRISQTETELCSLLIEDGRIKRMIAGAVQEEGVLILDANRLLILPAFEEMHIHIDKTYYSGPWKACMPAENIFTRFHEEEKILPKQLATAQDRAKNMLALLLRNGATNIRTHCNVDPIIGLGNLEATLAALETYKNQVSGRIVAFPQHGLLRSNSVQLVKDAMRMGAHLVGGVDPATVDNDIEKSLHTIMDIAVEFNAGVDIHLHDANNLGTFTMKRLASLTEEAGWQGRVTISHALGLGGVADKEAEEVAERLAALNIDITSTVPIGKQVIPIPLLDKKGVKVSLGNDSITDHWSPFGTGDMLQKANRLAERFGWSNERSLGKALRFITGGKETLNNEGKRAWPNVGDEASFVLTNATCTAEAVARQTEKCLVVHKGNIVVGSLNEVELNNLV, encoded by the coding sequence ATGACAATATATTGGTTGACTAATGTAACGCTTGAATCAGGATATACATATGAAGAGGGGAGAATTTCCCAAACAGAAACAGAGTTATGTAGTTTACTCATTGAAGATGGACGAATTAAAAGGATGATAGCAGGGGCTGTTCAAGAGGAAGGGGTACTCATTCTTGATGCCAATCGTTTATTGATTTTGCCTGCTTTCGAAGAAATGCATATTCATATTGATAAGACGTATTATAGTGGCCCTTGGAAAGCTTGTATGCCAGCAGAGAATATTTTTACACGTTTTCATGAAGAAGAAAAAATTCTGCCAAAGCAATTAGCAACTGCTCAAGATAGAGCGAAAAATATGCTAGCGTTATTGCTTCGAAATGGTGCAACGAATATTAGAACGCATTGTAATGTTGATCCGATTATTGGACTTGGTAATTTGGAGGCGACGTTAGCCGCGTTGGAAACATATAAAAATCAGGTTTCTGGTAGAATCGTTGCTTTTCCGCAACATGGATTATTGCGCAGTAATTCTGTACAACTTGTGAAAGATGCGATGCGTATGGGAGCGCATCTAGTAGGCGGAGTGGATCCAGCTACAGTGGATAATGATATTGAAAAATCATTACATACAATTATGGATATCGCAGTAGAATTTAATGCGGGTGTTGATATTCATCTGCACGATGCAAATAATCTTGGAACGTTTACAATGAAGCGATTGGCAAGTCTAACAGAAGAAGCGGGATGGCAAGGTCGCGTCACAATTAGCCATGCGCTTGGACTTGGTGGTGTTGCGGATAAAGAAGCTGAAGAAGTGGCAGAAAGACTAGCTGCTTTAAACATTGATATTACTTCAACAGTGCCAATTGGGAAACAAGTAATCCCGATTCCGTTATTAGATAAAAAAGGTGTGAAAGTTTCATTAGGAAATGATAGTATTACAGATCATTGGTCACCGTTTGGAACAGGTGATATGCTGCAAAAGGCAAATCGATTAGCAGAGCGTTTCGGATGGAGTAACGAAAGGTCTTTAGGAAAAGCCCTTCGCTTTATTACAGGTGGAAAAGAAACGTTAAACAATGAAGGGAAGCGAGCATGGCCGAATGTAGGAGATGAAGCGAGTTTTGTTTTGACGAATGCAACATGTACTGCTGAAGCGGTAGCGCGTCAAACAGAGAAGTGTTTAGTCGTGCATAAAGGAAATATTGTTGTTGGGAGTTTAAATGAGGTGGAATTAAATAATCTTGTGTAA
- a CDS encoding 5'-nucleotidase, lipoprotein e(P4) family, whose product MKMKRGITTLLSVAVLSTSLVACSGTPEKTVAKEEKAKLTDQQLMADLWYQTAGETKALYYQGYNIGQLKLDAVLAKGTEKKPAIVLDLDETVLDNSPHQAMSVKTGKGYPYKWDDWINKAEAEALPGAIDFLKYTESKGVDIYYISNRKTNQLDATIKNLERVGAPQATKEHILLQDPKEKGKEKRRELVSQTHDIVLFFGDNLSDFNGFDGKSVTDRNQTVADSKAQFGEKFIIFPNPMYGDWEGALYDYDFKKSDTEKDKIRRDNLKSFDAK is encoded by the coding sequence ATGAAGATGAAGAGGGGCATTACCACTTTATTATCTGTAGCAGTTCTATCTACATCACTTGTAGCATGTTCAGGAACACCAGAGAAAACAGTGGCAAAAGAAGAAAAAGCAAAATTAACAGACCAGCAATTAATGGCTGATTTATGGTATCAAACAGCTGGTGAAACGAAAGCACTTTACTACCAAGGATACAACATCGGTCAATTAAAACTTGATGCAGTTCTTGCAAAGGGAACAGAAAAAAAACCTGCTATCGTACTTGATTTAGATGAAACTGTTTTAGACAACAGTCCTCATCAAGCCATGAGCGTAAAAACAGGCAAAGGCTATCCGTATAAATGGGATGACTGGATTAATAAGGCTGAAGCTGAAGCCCTTCCAGGCGCAATTGATTTCTTAAAATATACCGAGTCTAAAGGAGTAGATATTTACTACATCTCAAATCGTAAAACGAACCAACTAGATGCAACAATTAAAAATCTTGAGCGTGTAGGTGCTCCTCAAGCAACGAAAGAACATATATTACTACAAGATCCGAAAGAAAAAGGAAAAGAGAAACGCCGTGAACTCGTTTCGCAAACACATGATATCGTCTTATTCTTCGGTGATAACTTATCTGATTTCAATGGTTTTGATGGAAAATCTGTAACAGATCGCAATCAAACTGTAGCAGATTCAAAAGCACAATTTGGTGAAAAATTCATCATTTTCCCGAATCCAATGTACGGCGATTGGGAAGGTGCTCTATATGATTATGATTTCAAAAAATCAGATACGGAAAAAGATAAAATCCGTCGCGACAATTTAAAATCATTTGATGCAAAATAA
- a CDS encoding helix-turn-helix domain-containing protein: protein MKEHEDMQTKEVIQQVGQLLRQIRNEQKLSLEELAQKTGVSKLTLGKIERGETNPTLAVIWKITKGLSIPLSRLMVVGEPVAVARCGEGFAVDVGQAWHLETMFRYTKETGMEMHRACLRSNSIYEPEAHHEGAIELVTVMKGKVSIQVESDVYELNEFDSIQFEANKKHSYRNEEDEVAVLHLTMKYSS from the coding sequence ATGAAAGAACATGAAGATATGCAAACGAAAGAAGTCATTCAGCAAGTAGGTCAGCTGTTAAGACAAATTCGAAATGAACAAAAATTAAGTTTAGAAGAATTAGCCCAAAAAACAGGGGTTAGTAAATTAACATTAGGAAAGATTGAAAGAGGCGAAACGAATCCGACATTAGCTGTCATCTGGAAAATAACGAAAGGGTTATCGATTCCTTTATCGAGATTGATGGTTGTTGGAGAACCTGTAGCTGTGGCGCGCTGCGGAGAAGGATTTGCAGTAGATGTAGGACAAGCATGGCATTTAGAAACGATGTTCCGCTATACGAAAGAAACGGGGATGGAAATGCACCGTGCTTGTTTAAGATCGAATAGTATATATGAACCAGAAGCTCATCATGAAGGTGCTATTGAGCTTGTAACAGTAATGAAAGGGAAAGTATCGATTCAAGTAGAAAGCGATGTATACGAATTAAATGAGTTTGACTCTATTCAATTTGAAGCGAATAAAAAACATAGTTATAGAAATGAAGAAGATGAAGTAGCAGTATTACATTTAACGATGAAATATTCTTCATGA
- a CDS encoding Rrf2 family transcriptional regulator yields MGISSRFTVGVHMLTLLAIDRNSRCTSEWIAGSVNTNPVVIRRITGMLKRAGLVDVQAGKGGTTLARDLEEITLLDVYKAVEVVEEGQLFSFHENPNIECPVGANIQSVLEIILMQAQEAMENVLANVTVDQLVTNLKSKMKE; encoded by the coding sequence ATGGGGATTAGTAGTCGTTTTACAGTAGGTGTTCATATGCTGACATTACTTGCGATAGATCGAAACTCTCGCTGTACCTCTGAATGGATTGCCGGTAGTGTGAATACAAATCCAGTTGTGATTCGTCGCATTACAGGAATGTTGAAGAGAGCAGGACTTGTTGATGTACAAGCTGGTAAAGGTGGTACGACACTTGCTCGTGATTTAGAAGAAATTACATTACTTGATGTATATAAAGCAGTGGAAGTTGTAGAAGAAGGACAACTATTTTCCTTCCATGAGAATCCCAACATTGAATGTCCAGTAGGAGCTAATATTCAATCAGTATTAGAAATTATTTTAATGCAAGCGCAAGAAGCAATGGAAAACGTACTTGCAAATGTAACGGTAGATCAATTAGTTACAAATTTAAAGTCTAAAATGAAAGAGTAA
- a CDS encoding DMT family transporter: protein MRAILLGLLSSAFFSATFIINRAMNVSGTSWAWTASFRFLFALPILFLIVLFRKNLGGLWEELKKHPLAWIGWGSVAGIGFYSLLSFAAVFSPAWLVAGTWQVTILAGLLLSPLFFVKIETKSGTKLVRGKIPLRSLYVALFILLGVICMQATAAGHITMTQFISGFLPVVVAAFLYPFGNRKMMELVGGRLDTFQRVLGMAIGSLPITILLGIYGFSTTGIPTSSQMLQGLLLALCSGVIATMTFFFATDLAKDNLALLGAVEATQAGTMVFTVLGEIVFLNGSFPGGLSLLGMIIIMLGMVANSILNRPVPIVKQKKTA from the coding sequence ATGCGCGCAATTTTATTAGGTCTTTTATCATCAGCCTTTTTTTCCGCAACCTTTATTATTAATCGGGCGATGAATGTATCTGGAACGAGCTGGGCCTGGACAGCTTCCTTCCGTTTTTTATTTGCTCTCCCTATTTTATTCCTTATCGTTTTATTTCGCAAAAACTTAGGGGGTTTATGGGAAGAATTAAAGAAACATCCATTAGCGTGGATCGGATGGGGGTCCGTTGCTGGTATTGGTTTCTATTCTTTATTAAGTTTCGCAGCTGTCTTTTCTCCAGCTTGGCTTGTTGCTGGAACTTGGCAAGTTACTATATTAGCAGGGCTACTTTTATCACCATTATTCTTCGTTAAAATAGAAACGAAATCAGGCACAAAACTTGTACGCGGAAAAATTCCACTTCGTAGTTTATATGTCGCATTATTTATTTTACTTGGTGTAATTTGTATGCAAGCGACTGCAGCAGGTCATATTACAATGACTCAGTTCATTTCAGGTTTTTTACCTGTCGTAGTAGCAGCCTTCTTATATCCATTCGGCAACCGTAAAATGATGGAACTTGTTGGCGGACGTCTTGATACGTTCCAACGTGTATTAGGAATGGCAATAGGAAGTCTACCTATAACAATTTTACTTGGTATATACGGATTTTCTACTACTGGTATTCCAACATCCAGCCAAATGTTGCAAGGACTTTTATTAGCATTATGTTCTGGCGTAATTGCAACGATGACATTTTTCTTTGCTACTGACTTAGCAAAAGATAATCTCGCTCTACTTGGAGCTGTTGAAGCAACGCAAGCTGGAACGATGGTCTTTACCGTGCTTGGCGAAATTGTTTTCTTGAATGGTTCATTCCCTGGTGGTCTTTCCCTACTTGGAATGATTATTATTATGTTAGGAATGGTTGCAAATAGCATTTTAAATCGACCTGTTCCAATCGTTAAGCAGAAAAAAACAGCATAA
- a CDS encoding MIP/aquaporin family protein, whose translation MLKKAIAEFIGTFVLVLFGTGVAVIGGGIEGIGTLGIAMAFGLSIVAMAYSIGTISGCHINPAVSVAMFINKRMNAMELCYYVLAQILGGLLGTATLVTILKSAKTPLDNLGQNGFGTLGLSGAFLVEFILTFVFVLVIVAVTGKKGSSSLAGLVIGFTLVLVHLLGIPLTGTSVNPARSIAPALFAGGEALSQLWVFIVAPILGGIVAAIVGKFILNTEK comes from the coding sequence ATGTTAAAAAAAGCAATCGCTGAATTTATTGGTACATTTGTACTTGTATTATTCGGAACTGGAGTAGCTGTCATTGGCGGCGGAATTGAAGGAATTGGAACATTGGGAATCGCTATGGCTTTCGGTCTATCTATTGTAGCTATGGCATATAGCATCGGAACAATTTCTGGATGTCACATTAACCCAGCAGTATCAGTAGCTATGTTCATCAACAAAAGAATGAACGCTATGGAACTTTGTTATTATGTATTAGCTCAAATTTTAGGTGGTTTATTAGGAACTGCAACGTTAGTAACAATTTTAAAATCTGCTAAAACACCTTTAGATAATTTAGGACAAAATGGTTTTGGAACTCTTGGTTTATCTGGAGCATTTCTAGTTGAATTTATTTTAACTTTCGTATTCGTATTAGTGATCGTTGCTGTAACAGGTAAAAAAGGAAGCTCTTCTTTAGCTGGATTAGTAATTGGTTTCACATTAGTGTTAGTTCACTTATTAGGTATTCCGTTAACTGGAACTTCTGTTAACCCAGCTCGTAGTATCGCACCAGCTTTATTCGCTGGCGGAGAAGCACTTTCTCAACTATGGGTATTCATCGTTGCACCAATTCTTGGTGGTATCGTAGCAGCTATTGTCGGTAAATTCATTTTAAATACTGAAAAATAG
- a CDS encoding ABC transporter permease, translated as MRKFSHVFSFYFREAFLSKKSLITSAILFLVVFGLFAFNHFTADNDKGKDKIAVVTESDTYKVQESDVTKLLPSAKVTVENKDKFNELRKQVEDGDLDGLFHITEKNGIPEVTYMYSGFPSQSMATLMASYLKEQYTAVMIEKNNVSAEVAKQLQMEIPLKQEAVKDHASSFGIGYVFSFALYMFIIVFGTAIGTTIASEKSSRVMELMLPKVKPLTMLHAKILAIVSSALLLLITASFGFLVPYLLGWVDLENASLVGLALDFSKLDAVVISMFVVYFVTGYLLYAMLYAAVGAVVSKIEDVQSLSFPITMLGIAAFFISIKSLFDPNSTLAVVSSYIPFFTPMVTFSRLVAGEAGTVEIIVTLVILLVTIAIVNILASRIYVNGVMNYSDKVKFKDLAKFIKRQ; from the coding sequence ATGCGTAAATTTTCTCACGTATTTTCATTTTATTTTAGAGAAGCATTTTTATCTAAAAAATCATTAATCACGAGTGCGATTTTATTTTTAGTTGTGTTTGGGCTTTTCGCATTTAATCATTTCACTGCTGATAATGATAAAGGAAAAGATAAAATTGCTGTAGTAACTGAAAGTGATACGTATAAAGTGCAAGAAAGTGATGTAACAAAGTTACTTCCGTCTGCTAAAGTAACTGTAGAAAATAAGGATAAGTTTAATGAGCTACGTAAGCAAGTAGAAGATGGCGATTTAGACGGTTTATTCCATATTACAGAAAAGAATGGTATTCCAGAAGTGACGTATATGTATAGTGGTTTTCCGAGCCAATCAATGGCTACACTTATGGCGAGTTATTTAAAGGAACAGTATACGGCGGTAATGATTGAAAAGAATAATGTATCTGCCGAAGTAGCAAAACAGTTACAGATGGAAATTCCGTTAAAGCAAGAGGCGGTAAAAGATCATGCATCTTCCTTTGGTATTGGCTATGTATTCTCGTTTGCTTTATATATGTTTATTATTGTGTTTGGAACTGCAATTGGGACGACGATAGCATCTGAAAAGTCGTCTCGTGTTATGGAGTTAATGCTTCCGAAAGTAAAACCATTAACAATGCTACATGCTAAAATTTTAGCAATTGTTTCTAGTGCTTTACTATTACTTATTACTGCTTCATTCGGTTTTCTTGTACCATATTTATTAGGTTGGGTAGACTTAGAAAATGCATCTTTAGTGGGACTTGCACTAGACTTTTCTAAATTGGATGCTGTAGTAATTAGTATGTTCGTTGTATATTTTGTTACGGGCTACTTACTATATGCAATGTTATATGCAGCGGTTGGTGCTGTTGTATCAAAAATTGAGGATGTACAATCTCTTTCGTTCCCAATTACAATGTTAGGTATAGCAGCATTTTTCATTAGTATTAAATCACTATTTGATCCTAATAGTACATTAGCTGTAGTTAGTTCATATATTCCATTCTTTACACCTATGGTTACATTTTCAAGGCTTGTAGCGGGTGAAGCAGGAACTGTAGAGATTATTGTGACTTTAGTCATTTTATTGGTGACTATTGCTATCGTCAATATACTTGCAAGCCGCATTTACGTAAACGGTGTAATGAATTACTCAGACAAAGTGAAATTTAAAGATTTAGCAAAATTTATAAAGCGTCAATAA
- a CDS encoding ABC transporter ATP-binding protein translates to MSLQIQNLTKLFGESKAVNGLQISLPKGEVLGLLGRNGAGKTTTIKMLLGLLTPNEGSITWDGKSFGTSGVTIGYLPEERGLYTKSRVIDQLRYFGRLEGMTKKEVDFAIDHWLERLAIPEYKFKTAGELSKGNQQKIQLIAALLHNPELLILDEPFSGLDPVNAGMLASIIEEQVQSGKTIILSSHRMEQVEAFCQHVCILKKGEAVVKGQLSDIKKEYGFRNLTIEDTEENEKGLESIHVSYEKQQGLLYVQVQDDAEALKILQQLQEQGVTLRQFKMLEPTLNEIFVERAK, encoded by the coding sequence TTGAGTTTACAAATTCAAAACTTAACGAAACTATTTGGGGAATCAAAAGCAGTGAACGGCTTGCAAATTTCGTTGCCAAAAGGTGAAGTGCTAGGATTACTTGGACGAAATGGTGCAGGGAAAACAACGACAATCAAAATGCTTCTCGGATTATTAACGCCTAATGAAGGCTCTATTACATGGGATGGAAAATCATTTGGAACTAGTGGGGTAACGATTGGATATTTACCAGAAGAAAGAGGTTTATATACGAAAAGTAGAGTAATAGACCAGTTGCGATATTTTGGTAGATTAGAAGGCATGACGAAAAAAGAAGTAGATTTTGCTATTGATCACTGGTTAGAGCGTTTAGCGATACCGGAATATAAATTTAAAACGGCAGGAGAGCTTTCAAAAGGGAACCAGCAAAAAATCCAATTAATTGCTGCTCTTCTTCATAATCCTGAACTTCTCATTTTAGATGAACCATTTAGTGGACTGGATCCAGTTAATGCTGGGATGTTAGCTAGCATTATTGAAGAACAAGTACAGAGCGGAAAGACGATTATTTTATCTAGTCATCGTATGGAACAAGTAGAGGCTTTTTGCCAACATGTATGTATTCTGAAAAAAGGCGAAGCAGTCGTAAAAGGCCAGTTAAGTGATATTAAAAAAGAATACGGTTTCCGCAATTTAACGATTGAAGATACAGAAGAGAATGAGAAGGGATTAGAATCTATTCATGTATCGTATGAAAAACAACAAGGCCTTCTTTATGTGCAAGTACAAGATGATGCAGAAGCTCTAAAGATTTTACAACAGTTGCAAGAACAAGGTGTTACCTTACGACAATTTAAAATGTTAGAGCCGACGTTAAACGAAATCTTTGTAGAGAGGGCGAAATAA